Proteins from one bacterium genomic window:
- a CDS encoding efflux RND transporter periplasmic adaptor subunit has protein sequence MKWRKSGSASGLAVLLVVAVVTGLGTGCDKAGADKAVADKAGAAKPGGSGARAGGGPGGRGPAAAPVVTGLVKAQPVAVLVAAVGTVEPIESVAVRPQVGGVVTDVAFTEGQDVRAGQVLFRIDARPLQAALDAAEAQLARNRAQAANAAAQAERYDRLVEKDYVTREQADAARTQADVFAASVLADEAAVRQAKLNLAYATVSSPVAGRAGAALVKLGNVVAIGGPPLVVVNQLDPIRVAFALPGSRLPEVRRHQAGGALVVRARPAGATEAEAVSGRLVFVDNAVAPNTGTVAMKAEFANTDQALWPGQFVDVEVELAIEQEALTVPAAAVVTGQAGLFVYVVDAEAKAQRVPVTLLRTVGGLSVVAGGLSDGQAVVIDGQIRVVPGGAVQVKDKPAPAAPAQGSGK, from the coding sequence ATGAAGTGGCGCAAGTCTGGAAGCGCATCGGGCCTGGCCGTGCTGCTGGTCGTGGCTGTTGTCACGGGCCTGGGCACGGGGTGCGACAAGGCCGGGGCCGACAAGGCCGTTGCCGACAAGGCCGGGGCGGCGAAGCCCGGCGGCAGCGGGGCCAGAGCCGGCGGAGGGCCCGGTGGTCGCGGCCCGGCGGCGGCGCCGGTCGTCACCGGTCTGGTGAAGGCGCAGCCGGTCGCGGTGCTGGTGGCGGCCGTGGGCACGGTCGAACCGATCGAATCGGTGGCGGTGCGGCCGCAGGTCGGCGGCGTCGTCACCGACGTGGCCTTCACCGAGGGCCAGGACGTGCGCGCCGGGCAGGTGCTCTTCCGCATCGACGCACGACCGCTGCAGGCCGCGCTCGACGCTGCCGAGGCGCAGCTGGCCCGCAACCGCGCGCAGGCCGCCAACGCCGCCGCGCAGGCCGAACGGTACGATCGCCTGGTCGAGAAGGACTATGTCACGCGCGAGCAGGCCGACGCCGCCCGCACGCAGGCCGACGTGTTCGCCGCCTCCGTGCTGGCCGACGAGGCCGCGGTGCGCCAGGCGAAGCTCAACCTGGCCTACGCCACCGTTTCCTCGCCCGTGGCCGGGCGCGCCGGCGCGGCCCTGGTCAAGCTGGGCAACGTCGTGGCCATCGGCGGACCGCCGCTGGTCGTGGTCAACCAGCTCGACCCGATCCGGGTGGCTTTCGCCCTGCCCGGCAGCCGCCTGCCCGAAGTGCGGCGCCACCAGGCCGGCGGCGCCCTCGTCGTGAGGGCAAGGCCGGCGGGCGCGACTGAAGCGGAGGCCGTGAGCGGCCGCCTCGTCTTCGTCGACAACGCCGTGGCCCCGAACACCGGCACGGTGGCGATGAAGGCCGAGTTCGCCAACACCGACCAGGCGCTCTGGCCCGGCCAGTTCGTCGACGTCGAAGTGGAACTCGCGATCGAGCAGGAAGCCCTGACGGTGCCCGCCGCCGCGGTCGTGACCGGCCAGGCCGGGCTGTTCGTGTACGTGGTCGATGCTGAGGCCAAGGCGCAGCGCGTCCCGGTCACCCTGCTGCGCACGGTGGGCGGGCTAAGCGTGGTGGCCGGCGGGCTCAGCGACGGCCAGGCCGTGGTCATCGACGGCCAGATCCGCGTGGTGCCCGGCGGCGCCGTGCAGGTGAAGGACAAGCCGGCGCCGGCGGCACCTGCCCAGGGCAGCGGCAAATGA
- a CDS encoding efflux RND transporter permease subunit gives MNVFIHRPVMTTLVMMAILVAGVIGYRQLPVSDLPNVDFPTISVSASLPGASPETMASAVATPLEKQFSTIAGIDNMTSSSAMGSTNITIQFHLDRDIDAAAQDVQAAIADVQRQLPRDMPSPPSYRKVNPADQPILYIVLRSPTLPLSTVDEYAQTTVARRISMVSGVAQVQVYGSQKYAVRIQLDPGELASRGLGLDQVVQSIQSSNVNLPTGTLYGSERNLTVRATGQLNTAAEYRPIIVAWRDGAPVRLQELGRVVDSVQNDKAASWFKGERAIMLAVQRQPGTNTDAVSHAVRDLLPTFRDQLPASTELEVMFDRADPIRESVHDVKLTLGLTLVLVILVIFLFLRNLSATMIPSLALPMSIVGTFPIMSALGYNLDNISLMALTLSVGFVVDDAIVMLENIYRHMEMGKPPLQAARDGAREVSFTIVSMTLSLAAVFIPILFMGGIMGRLFQEFAVVIMVAILVSGFVSLSLTPMMCSRFLKPHHMKHNRFYDGIERVWVVGLAFYERTLAIAMRRKSATLLLSAAIFAGTLVLFRVVPKGFIPSADTGFLNGTTEGAEGLSFESMKEHQQAAAAVLAKDPNVDVFMSSVGAGGPTSSGNQGRFFVRLKPRDERPLGADDVVASLRRELAKVPGLKVFLNNPPAINIGARFASGLYQFTMQSSDLDALYASAPKLEARLRQEPKLRDINSDLRVSNPEINVVIDRDRAASLGVTPQVIEETLYSAFGTRQVTTILAPDNQYNVLLELLPEAQRDPSALEKLYVRASGGQLVPLGAVARLEPGVGPLTVNHAGQLPAVTVSFNLGEGVALSEAVEIVNRAALETLPAGITTSFAGTAQAFKASQSGLLTMLVLAILVIYMILGILYESFVHPITILTGLPFALFGALLTLLIFRVELDMFSFVGLIMLIGVVKKNAIMMIDFAIDARREGLGAEEAIVKACSIRFRPIMMTTMAALMGTLPIALGMGAGAEARQPLGLTVVGGLLFSQLITLYVTPVFFTYLDRLQVWLGRGRKRAEA, from the coding sequence ATGAACGTCTTCATCCACAGGCCGGTGATGACCACGCTGGTGATGATGGCCATCCTCGTGGCCGGAGTCATCGGCTACCGGCAGTTGCCGGTCAGCGACCTGCCCAACGTCGACTTCCCGACCATCTCGGTCTCGGCCAGCCTGCCCGGCGCCAGCCCCGAGACCATGGCCTCGGCCGTGGCCACGCCGCTGGAGAAGCAGTTCTCGACCATCGCCGGCATCGACAACATGACCTCGAGCAGCGCGATGGGCTCGACCAACATCACGATCCAGTTCCACCTCGACCGCGACATCGACGCCGCCGCGCAGGACGTGCAGGCGGCCATTGCCGATGTGCAGCGCCAGTTGCCGCGCGACATGCCCTCGCCGCCCTCGTACCGCAAGGTGAACCCGGCCGACCAGCCGATCCTCTACATCGTGCTGCGTTCACCGACATTGCCCCTGTCGACAGTCGACGAGTACGCGCAGACGACCGTGGCCCGCCGCATCTCGATGGTCAGCGGCGTGGCGCAGGTGCAGGTCTACGGTTCGCAGAAGTACGCCGTGCGCATCCAGCTGGATCCGGGAGAGCTGGCCTCGCGCGGGCTGGGCCTGGACCAGGTCGTGCAGTCGATCCAGTCGAGCAACGTCAACCTGCCGACGGGCACGCTCTACGGCAGCGAACGCAACCTGACGGTGCGGGCCACGGGCCAGTTGAATACGGCCGCGGAATACCGGCCGATCATCGTGGCCTGGCGCGACGGGGCGCCGGTCAGGCTGCAGGAGCTGGGGCGGGTCGTCGACAGCGTGCAGAACGACAAGGCCGCCAGCTGGTTCAAGGGCGAACGCGCGATCATGCTTGCGGTGCAGAGGCAACCGGGCACCAATACCGACGCCGTTTCCCATGCCGTGCGCGACCTGCTGCCCACGTTCCGCGACCAGCTTCCGGCCTCGACCGAACTGGAAGTGATGTTCGACCGCGCCGACCCCATCCGCGAGTCCGTGCACGACGTCAAGCTTACGCTCGGGCTCACTCTGGTGCTGGTCATCCTGGTCATCTTCCTGTTCCTGCGGAACCTCTCGGCGACGATGATCCCGAGCCTGGCGCTGCCCATGTCGATCGTGGGCACGTTCCCGATCATGTCTGCACTCGGCTACAATCTCGACAATATCTCGCTGATGGCCCTGACCCTGTCGGTGGGCTTCGTCGTCGACGACGCCATCGTCATGCTCGAGAACATCTACCGGCACATGGAGATGGGCAAGCCGCCGCTGCAGGCGGCGCGCGACGGGGCCAGGGAAGTCAGCTTCACCATCGTCTCGATGACGTTGTCGCTGGCCGCGGTGTTCATCCCCATCCTGTTCATGGGCGGCATCATGGGGCGGCTGTTCCAGGAGTTCGCCGTGGTCATCATGGTGGCCATCCTGGTCTCGGGCTTCGTGTCGCTCTCGCTCACCCCGATGATGTGCAGCCGCTTCCTCAAGCCGCACCACATGAAGCACAACCGCTTCTACGACGGCATCGAGCGCGTGTGGGTGGTCGGTCTCGCGTTCTACGAGCGCACCCTGGCCATCGCGATGCGCCGCAAGAGCGCCACCCTCCTGCTGTCGGCGGCCATCTTCGCCGGCACGCTGGTGCTGTTCCGGGTGGTGCCCAAGGGCTTCATCCCCTCGGCCGACACCGGCTTCCTGAACGGCACCACCGAGGGCGCCGAGGGGCTCTCGTTCGAGTCGATGAAGGAACACCAGCAGGCAGCCGCGGCCGTCCTGGCGAAGGACCCGAACGTGGATGTCTTCATGTCCAGCGTGGGCGCGGGCGGCCCCACCTCGTCGGGGAACCAGGGCCGCTTCTTCGTGCGCCTGAAGCCGCGCGACGAGCGGCCGCTGGGCGCCGACGATGTCGTGGCCAGCCTGCGCCGCGAGTTGGCCAAGGTGCCCGGCCTGAAGGTGTTCCTGAATAACCCGCCGGCCATCAACATCGGCGCCCGCTTCGCCTCGGGCCTCTACCAGTTCACGATGCAGTCCTCCGACCTGGACGCGCTCTACGCCTCGGCGCCGAAACTGGAGGCACGCCTGCGGCAGGAACCGAAGCTGCGCGACATCAACAGCGACCTGCGCGTGAGCAACCCGGAGATCAACGTCGTGATCGACCGCGACCGCGCCGCTTCGCTCGGGGTGACACCGCAGGTCATCGAGGAGACACTCTACTCGGCCTTCGGCACGCGGCAGGTGACCACCATCCTGGCGCCGGACAACCAGTACAACGTGCTGCTGGAACTGCTGCCCGAGGCGCAGCGCGACCCGTCGGCGCTCGAGAAGCTCTACGTGCGCGCGAGCGGCGGACAGCTGGTGCCGCTGGGCGCCGTGGCGCGGCTGGAGCCGGGAGTGGGGCCGTTGACGGTCAACCACGCCGGGCAGTTGCCGGCGGTCACGGTGTCGTTCAACCTGGGTGAGGGCGTGGCGCTGAGCGAGGCCGTCGAGATCGTGAACCGGGCCGCGCTCGAGACGCTCCCGGCCGGGATCACCACCAGCTTCGCTGGCACGGCGCAGGCCTTCAAGGCCTCCCAGTCGGGCCTGTTGACGATGCTGGTGCTGGCCATCCTCGTGATCTACATGATCCTCGGCATCCTCTATGAGAGCTTCGTGCACCCGATCACCATCCTGACCGGATTGCCCTTCGCCCTGTTCGGCGCGCTGCTGACGCTGCTCATCTTCCGGGTGGAACTCGACATGTTCAGCTTCGTCGGCCTGATCATGCTCATCGGCGTGGTGAAGAAGAACGCCATCATGATGATCGACTTCGCCATCGACGCGCGGCGCGAGGGGCTGGGTGCCGAGGAGGCCATCGTCAAGGCCTGCAGCATCCGTTTCCGGCCCATCATGATGACGACGATGGCGGCGCTCATGGGCACGCTGCCCATCGCCCTGGGCATGGGTGCCGGCGCCGAGGCGCGGCAGCCGCTGGGCCTGACGGTGGTGGGTGGCCTGCTGTTCTCGCAGTTGATCACGCTGTACGTGACGCCGGTGTTCTTCACGTACCTGGACCGGCTGCAGGTGTGGCTGGGGCGGGGTCGGAAGCGGGCCGAAGCCTGA